From a single Silene latifolia isolate original U9 population chromosome 6, ASM4854445v1, whole genome shotgun sequence genomic region:
- the LOC141588684 gene encoding uncharacterized protein LOC141588684, with protein MLHLANEANYLSESIKHPETKKLTHAWFTHPEAVKMFKAWPNVILIDSTYKTNKYGLILAQCVGVTPIGKSFLIGYALIENEGTEGYKWVFRRLESLLEPGVRPTVIVTDHEHGLIAALPAYIWKRADVMIHGQHIEIRKMLEDSISKTIVTNMYYENIFSMFSGRVSATAIEAMLVEYNRGTDLGYYLEENCGCILWTTHKLLCACRLHTVFHEGKRIHPDDLHVFWSRLAYTDSSHRRSRHNDVMEDHFDKVRASHHSVQRDVIESLFTKLYPEDKVMGPPPFELNYDYVTDVGLFDYQHCMPEAVIDGFLEAFDPEGDGHCGFQVMSLAKTGNQRNYLEMRQQLLVEYVSVYYGDRNSAYRRIKWAHHKPCQKPNWMEALDLHAFAILFNWTICFVTVQPNLSGDRVWTGSNTD; from the exons ATGTTGCATTTAGCGAATGAAGCTAACTACCTTAGTGAGTCCATCAAACATCCTGAAACAAAAAAACTTACACATGCTTGGTTTACTCATCCAGAGGCGGTGAAGATGTTTAAAGCGTGGCCAAATGTTATTCTAATTGACTCCACCTACAAGACAAATAAGTACGGTCTTATATTGGCTCAATGTGTAGGCGTCACACCTATTGGAAAAAGTTTTTTGATAGGTTACGCGTTAATTGAGAACGAGGGTACCGAAGGGTATAAGTGGGTTTTTAGAAGGTTAGAGTCATTGTTGGAACCAGGTGTGAGGCCAACAGTCATAGTTACGGATCACGAGCATGGTCTAATTGCTGCACTTCCTGCT TATATATGGAAACGGGCTGATGTTATGATTCACGGGCAACATATTGAAATTCGTAAAATGCTGGAAGATTCTATAAGCAAGACGATTGTTACTAATATGTATTATGAGAATATATTTTCAATGTTCAGTGGAAGAGTTTCGGCGACCGCCATTGAAGCAATGTTAGTGGAATATAATCGTGGGACTGATTTGGGTTATTATTTAGAGGAGAATTGTGGTTGCATATTATGGACCACCCATAAGCTATTGTGTGCTTGTCGGTTACATACAGTTTTCCACGAAGGTAAAAGAATTCATCCTGATGATTTACATGTGTTTTGGTCACGGTTAGCCTACACGGATTCTAGTCATCGGCGTTCTCGCCATAATGATGTGATGGAGGACCATTTCGATAAAGTTCGGGCTTCCCACCATTCGGTCCAAAGAGATGTAATTGAGTCATTGTTCACTAAGTTGTATCCTGAGGACAAG GTGATGGGCCCCCCTCCCTTTGAGCTTAATTATGACTATGTAACAGACGTAGGTCTTTTCGATTATCAGCATTGTATGCCTGAGGCGGTCATTGATGGTTTTTTAGAAGCTTTTGACCCGGAGGGTGATGGTCATTGTGGTTTTCAAGTTATGTCGCTGGCAAAAACAGGAAATCAAAGAAATTATCTCGAGATGCGACAACAGTTGTTGGTGGAGTATGTCTCTGTCTACTACGGTGACCGAAACAGTGCTTATAGACGAATCAAATGGGCTCATCATAAACCATGTCAAAAGCCGAATTGGATGGAAGCCTTGGATTTGCATGCTTTTGCAATATTGTTCAACTGGACAATATGTTTCGTGACTGTCCAACCTAACCTAAGCGGTGATCGTGTATGGACCGGTTCtaatact